The Ostrinia nubilalis unplaced genomic scaffold, ilOstNubi1.1 SCAFFOLD_46, whole genome shotgun sequence genomic sequence TACATTATTATCGTCGTTATCCCATTAAACAATCATGCCGCCCAAGACAAGTGGCAAGGCCGCCAAGAAGTCAGGCAAGGCTCAGAAGAACATCTCCAAAactgacaagaagaagaagaagcacaAGAGGAAGGAGAGCTACGCCATCTACATCTACAAAGTGCTGAAGCAGGTCCACCCCGACACCGGTATCTCCAGCAAGGCCATGTCGATCATGAACTCGTTCGTGAACGACATCTTCGAACGCATCGCCGCCGAAGCTTCCCGTCTGGCTCACTACAACAAGCGTTCCACGATCACGTCGAGGGAGGTGCAGACATCCGTCAGGCTGCTGCTGCCCGGTGAACTCGCCAAGCACGCCGTCAGTGAAGGCACAAAGGCCGTCACCAAATACACCAGCTCCAAGTGAATTGGCAGCgcttcgtcgtcgtcgtcgtcgttcgtGTTGTCGGTGTTTTACACCAAACACAACCacgacacaaaaacaaaaggcccttttcagggccacAAAATGCATATCataaattgaaaagtttctTGTCGATGGCGTGTCAcgtaaataaatgttaatgtaccttacctacctacttaggtaaCCTACTTGTAAAAAATTTAACACATTCGCCGCACAACACaacagcttatttatttatttatttattgttcgcTTATAGTAAgcattgtaaataattaataattattgtcGTACGTATCAGATTGTGCTTGTCAGTGAAGAGTGAGCGAActagagaaaaaaataataaaatatcgtcAACTAAAAATAACAATGACTCCTATAAAATATCGAAGGTAAATTAGAATCAATCAACACAATACCTaggcattattttaattttcgcagataacaggaaaaaatataaattaattatgaacgAACTATGAAGTTAATAAACAACTAAGCgagtacttatttaaattaagaAATAATACTTTTCACACACGTACTCGTACTGCAGCAGACTcactgtttaaataaaatatttgtatcatttttgtacataatcaatcaatcaatattttgaatttccaAAAAGAAACTCTCACACAATATATCCCGCTAGAGGAAAACTCAAAAcgcaaaaatataataatttgtcgtagaataattaattagttagcctagaatatgtatgtacctaataaaattattgcttTGTTGTTGATTTTGAGTGGAAATTACACATAACACTTCTTACTAGTTATTATCCTGGCACAGGCAAATTATACGCCTGAAAGGAGGCTTCGTTCATTAGTATTTATTATGTAGTagtattttatgaaatgaaacTACTTAGGTACATCTATGTAGgtttaataaacaattttgaattttttaaaagcgaatgaaaaaaaacaaaaaaaaaaacgtgcgAGCGAGCGAGCGAGAGAGAGAGCGCGCACGCAGTGAGAAAGAGAGGCGTATACATCGTCGGCTATAAATACGGCGTGGCGCGCGCGTACATGTTTTATTATAGGATCGTACGTCGAACGACCCGCCGCTCCGCTCTCTTGTAAAATTTGCATTTGTGAAAAGTTGTTTTACGTTTACGTACAATGGCCCGTACCAAGCAGACCGCTCGTAAGTCGACCGGTGGTAAAGCCCCGAGGAAGCAGCTGGCCACCAAGGCCGCTCGCAAGAGTGCGCCCGCCACCGGTGGCGTCAAGAAACCCCATCGCTACAGGCCCGGTACCGTGGCACTCCGTGAGATTCGTCGTTACCAGAAGAGCACGGAGCTCTTGATCCGCAAGTTGCCGTTCCAGCGTCTCGTGCGTGAAATCGCTCAGGATTTCAAGACCGATCTGCGTTTCCAGAGCTCCGCCGTCATGGCGCTCCAGGAGGCCAGCGAGGCTTACCTGGTGGGCCTCTTCGAGGACACCAACCTGTGCGCGATTCACGCCAAGCGCGTCACCATCATGCCCAAGGACATCCAGCTGGCGCGCAGGATCAGAGGAGAGCGCGCCTAagtgcttcgcgctcgactttgCTCTGCGCCGCCGCTGTCGTCCGAGGAGGATACGCGCGCATCAAACAAACACAaaaaaggcccttttcagggccgcATATGATTCTTAATGTGTGTCCACCAACACAAGTTTCTGTCGATGACGAGTCCgagtttaacattttattacacaCGTCATAatgtgtacatacatacatacttactcgcttgcttgcttgcttgcttgctttattattatttatgccgatcaataaattatttaacactATATCTATCTAGTAAATAAATGAACTGCAATAATACTCTTACGCGCACGCACGCAACAATCAATGCAAATTGAATATGAATGAAagagaaacaaaataaatagtaatagtaGGCCTATATTGTGAGCTGTTCgatagtaaattttttttttttttctataattacaaaatttcatttcattgttACTTACATTTGCCTGCATGAACTGGCCCCCGGATCATTACCtacacaaataattatttaattgatattgatgattttatttattttttttaagaaaaatataacacGTAGAGCgagcgagagagagagagagagaatgtGTTGAATATTTCCATCTCTGTCGTTCGAGTGAGTGGTGACGCATTATTTTATGCGAGAGCGAGACGGAACCCCTTTTTCTTTtccattaatttgtttttaattcaatggaatttattaatcattacttaatataataataacataatataaaaatatataggtaattattttaaagtaaaatcaTCAACGATACTCCGTCTCTGTCGCACTAGCGCTCGCACACGCGAGAGTGAGAGAAGACATGGCCCCCCCGCTGCCGCCCGCCCCTCGTTCGCTTTACGAATGATATAAAAGTCAGGCTCTGCCTAGTTTCGGGCACAGTCTCGTTCGAGTAATCGTCTCTCGCACACACTATCGGTGTGCGCACGTGTAAATCGAAACCACTAAACCAAATCAAGCAAGATGACCGGTCGCGGTAAGGGAGGAAAGGGTCTGGGAAAAGGAGGCGCCAAGCGCCACAGGAAGGTGCTCCGTGACAACATCCAGGGTATCACCAAGCCCGCCATCCGTCGTCTCGCTCGCAGAGGTGGCGTGAAACGTATCTCCGGTCTGATCTACGAGGAGACGCGTGGTGTGCTGAAGGTGTTCCTCGAGAACGTGATCCGTGACGCCGTCACTTACACGGAGCACGCCAAGAGGAAGACCGTCACCGCCATGGACGTCGTCTACGCTCTGAAGCGTCAAGGTCGCACCCTGTACGGTTTCGGTGGTTAAACCGACCGCTGCTGCTGAATAGTCGTCGTGTGGCGCATCATCATCGCCGCGCTGCTTGTTGTTGGCGCAACTACGACGCTACGAGGATGATCGCAAAACGATCACAAATACAcaaaaggcccttttcagggccgcACAAATTTCGTTAATTATAATGACTGTTTCTATCGAAGACTTTACACAATGATAATTAACtacctatattatattaataatggATAATAATTCCTGTTATTGCTCTCACATGGCATGGCACACCTCGCGCACACACACGCATAAATTTATCCTATCCTAGGTGCCGCCAGCACATAAATACCATAcatataatatacctacctgcCTGTACTATGCAAATAAGAAGAGtttgagaaaataaatgtatgtacttctttcatcatcatcattacacaatATGTTAGGGGGGGCACGGGAATGGAATGGATaggtaaattattattgttgatgTCGAAATTGGAACGTTTCAATCGGGGCTATGGAATAATATTGTGGAAAGTATAAAAATggggttttgtaaaaaaatatattaaataagtcaaacaaattttatttgtaataacaaTTACTATAAATAAGTGCGTCAATGTCATAAAACGTCTttagagtaggtacataattatacattataccaatgtttcatttcatattatcacTCATATAGATTAAATAATACAACAGCAAAATTtatgtgaaaataataaatacatattataataaaatattactgtCGCACCTGTGACCAGCCTCGTCGTTGGTGGATTCGATTCGTTCGCCATCAATCTGCGGCGGCAGCGCGGCGAGAATCTTCATCACCGCGTAGGTACCACACTCCTCCGTCCCTgcggaataaaaaataaataatgttattattgtgtaggtaccatataacgtattttttttttttttttgttactagtaCGCATAAGGTGCccagtaaaattattttgtttatttacatggACGTGCAAGAATCTTCACTCGCCCGCGTCCCACTGTCTGTGAACGGTACGACGGCTGTAGATGGCGGGCGGCGCTTTCGTCAAAATAATTATCGTGTCTCGatgtgaaaaattaattttttttattatgttcataTTATAATAGCACAATCGGtacatttacaattattttaatagcaTAACATAGGTAGTTCGTATGACTACGAGATCGCCTGCCCTAACAAACGACACAGGAGAGGCCGCCGTTCATGTTTTACGACCCCCGAGTCTATTGCGATAAATACGGTCCGAAGCGATACCAATATTGACGATTCATCGATGCGTATGGTCGTTGGGATGTTCGCTTTCAATTTGTCCatgaaaaaatatcaatcataacCGTATAAATGGagaaaaacaacatttaaacACGACCCTCGGTCGGTCCGGTTGGCAATGTTGAAAATAAACGCGTGCAGCGTTCGAATCGTGATTCATACAGTGACATATACATCACAGACGCACGGGGGCACTATAGGAGATGTCAGTGACGCGTTAAATTCTCTAATATGTTGAATAATTTTTCGCGAAACTAATTTTTTTCAGATGCATGCTAGTGAAAAGTTTCAAGTGTTCGTACGAGAAAACATCTAGCTACAGAGAGGCTCTCCTTACGGTATTGCCATGACGCGTCGTTTCGCACCGTAAGTTTTGTCCCGCTCTACGTCCTCTCCCTCTCCCTCTCAGCTTCCTCACGTTTCGGTTTTATCGCGTTCGTTGAGTGTAGTCGTGTGCAGCAGTGTGGCTCCGCGGAAGCGTCGTAGACCCTCTGCCCGACTACTACCCGCGCGCGAGCCGTTCCGCCGCGATACCCTCCGCCACCTTCGCCCGAGCCACCCAGTCGCGCCGCAGTTCGTCTCCGCAGAAGCGTCGAGACCCGTCGCCGCGCCCTCCAGCTCGGTGCGAAGCAGCACCACCGCGTCGCGCGCCCGTCTCCGCCGTAGGCGTCGAGAGTCCCGCCGTCGCGAGTGCGTGTGCGAGTGTCGAGAGCGATATCGCTATCTCCCTCTTCCGCGAATTGGACGCAATTACCCGCGACAGTGACGCTTTTTGTGTTGTGCCGTGAAAATATTGCGCATAGTGAGGGTAGATTGACATCGTAGAGTACCCACCGAATATTTGCGAAAATATCACGGAGGTACTCGAACATCGCGACTACCCTCACTGGAACTCGTTTTTCGCCGACCCGCGAAAACATCAACATTCCATCGCCCTGCACGTCCTGCAAAATGTCGGACGGCGAGGAAGTGCCGCCCCCACAGCGCCAGCCGGCGTACAGGCCTCTTGCGAGGCCCGCtcagcccgccgccgccgccacgagCGGCCAGCCGAGGCAGCGCCCGGCCGCGCTCAGCCGCGAGCCGACCGCAGCGACCCAGCAAGggccccccgcccccctccccGGCCGCGACAGCCACCGCCGCCCCAGACACCACCCGGACTCCTCAGAGGGATCGCTCTCCGAGGAGAAGAGACCCAGAGTCGGGCCCTCGCCGAAGCAGAGGGCATCGACACCGGAGCCACAGATATCGCCCATAGAGAGGTATGTCCCGGGTTACCGCGGGGAAAACACCCTGCGGACCCCTACCGCATCCCCGGTCGGGTCCGTCTCAGCGCCCGCATCGCCATC encodes the following:
- the LOC135087518 gene encoding histone H2B; translated protein: MPPKTSGKAAKKSGKAQKNISKTDKKKKKHKRKESYAIYIYKVLKQVHPDTGISSKAMSIMNSFVNDIFERIAAEASRLAHYNKRSTITSREVQTSVRLLLPGELAKHAVSEGTKAVTKYTSSK
- the LOC135087530 gene encoding histone H3, translated to MARTKQTARKSTGGKAPRKQLATKAARKSAPATGGVKKPHRYRPGTVALREIRRYQKSTELLIRKLPFQRLVREIAQDFKTDLRFQSSAVMALQEASEAYLVGLFEDTNLCAIHAKRVTIMPKDIQLARRIRGERA